In Peromyscus eremicus chromosome 2, PerEre_H2_v1, whole genome shotgun sequence, a single genomic region encodes these proteins:
- the Osgin2 gene encoding oxidative stress-induced growth inhibitor 2 isoform X3, whose amino-acid sequence MEGSMLTISFGNWMELPGLKFKDWMSSKRRNLKGDRVMPEEIARYYKHYVNVMGLQKNFRENTYITSVSRLYRDQGDNNGSQDRDISTNHLQNQKSKFIKRNWEIRGYQRIAGGSHVPFCLFAENVALATGTLDSPAHLEVEGEELPFVFHSMPEFGAAINKGKLCGRPDPVLIVGSGLTAADAVLCAYNNNIPVIHVFRRRVTDPSLIFKQLPQKLYPEYHKVYHMMCTQSYSADSDPLSDYTSFPEHRVLSFKSDMKCILQSISGLKKVFKLSAAVVLIGSHPNLAFLKEQGRYLGRNSSQPITCKGNPVEVDAYTYECVKEANLFALGPLVGDNFVRFLKGGALGVTRCLATRQKKKQHLFVERGGGDGVA is encoded by the coding sequence GAACTTGAAGGGGGACCGTGTTATGCCAGAGGAAATAGCTCGCTACTACAAACACTATGTAAATGTCATGGGTCTTCAGAAGAATTTCCGAGAGAATACTTATATAACCTCTGTATCAAGACTCTACAGAGATCAAGGTGATAATAATGGTAGTCAAGACAGAGATATTTCAACAAATCATTTACAGAACCAGAAGTCAAAATTTATCAAGAGAAACTGGGAAATCAGAGGCTACCAGCGAATAGCAGGAGGTTCTCATGTTCCCTTTTGCCTATTTGCTGAGAATGTAGCTCTTGCAACCGGAACGTTGGATTCTCCTGCCCACCTGGAAGTTGAAGGGGAAGAGTTGCCTTTTGTGTTTCATTCAATGCCTGAATTTGGAGCTGCTATAAACAAAGGAAAATTGTGTGGCAGACCGGATCCAGTGCTGATTGTAGGTTCCGGCCTTACTGCAGCTGATGCAGTACTGTGTGCTTACAACAACAATATCCCTGTGATCCACGTATTTCGCAGACGAGTAACTGATCCAAGCTTAATTTTCAAACAGCTTCCGCAAAAGCTGTATCCTGAGTATCACAAAGTCTATCATATGATGTGTACTCAGTCATACTCTGCAGACTCAGATCCTTTATCTGATTATACCAGCTTTCCTGAGCACCGTGTGCTTTCCTTTAAGTCAGACATGAAATGCATTCTTCAGAGCATCTCTGGATTGAAGAAAGTATTTAAGCTGTCTGCAGCTGTAGTCCTAATAGGTTCTCATCCTAACCTGGCATTTCTGAAGGAACAGGGGCGTTACCTAGGCCGTAACTCAAGCCAGCCAATAACATGCAAGGGTAACCCTGTGGAGGTTGATGCGTACACCTATGAGTGTGTGAAAGAAGCCAACCTTTTTGCTTTGGGCCCTTTGGTTGGAGACAATTTTGTTCGATTTTTAAAGGGAGGGGCATTGGGTGTTACACGCTGTTTGGCtacaagacagaagaaaaagcagCATTTGTTTgttgaaagaggaggaggagacgggGTAGCTTAA